A stretch of Paucidesulfovibrio gracilis DSM 16080 DNA encodes these proteins:
- a CDS encoding tetratricopeptide repeat protein, translating to MAKSKDSESKKKVDLSRRNFLMGFRRLKKQEPEEEAAPQASLDETYALLRDANLAFRDEEYEKARDLYKEFLMEEPRNADARLRLGRCLYKLGKFIQAKVEFERVLRERRDDKQAMLHLGLALARMNKPGKAAVIWQMYFDPEAIPVQREINVQLAFLESDDMEAPDGGTMADAVEAAMEEWTRQQS from the coding sequence ATGGCCAAGAGCAAGGATAGCGAATCCAAAAAAAAGGTGGATTTGTCCCGCCGTAATTTTTTGATGGGCTTTCGTCGCCTGAAAAAGCAAGAACCCGAGGAGGAGGCGGCTCCCCAAGCCTCTTTGGACGAAACCTACGCTCTGCTGCGCGACGCCAACCTCGCCTTTCGGGACGAAGAATACGAAAAGGCCAGGGATCTGTACAAGGAATTCCTCATGGAGGAACCCCGCAATGCGGATGCGCGTCTGCGTCTGGGCCGTTGCCTGTACAAACTGGGCAAGTTCATCCAGGCCAAGGTGGAGTTTGAGCGCGTGCTGCGGGAGCGGCGCGACGACAAGCAGGCCATGTTGCATCTCGGCCTGGCCCTGGCCCGCATGAACAAGCCGGGCAAGGCCGCGGTGATCTGGCAGATGTACTTTGATCCCGAAGCCATTCCTGTGCAGCGGGAAATCAACGTGCAACTGGCCTTTTTGGAGTCGGACGACATGGAAGCCCCGGACGGTGGTACCATGGCCGACGCCGTGGAAGCGGCCATGGAGGAGTGGACCCGGCAGCAGTCCTGA
- a CDS encoding DUF401 family protein → MLFIRGLLAYRKTMNWLPPSWIPLCNVVLSFVIMLVLVRFRFPLGGAILAGSLALGLLFGMSLPDWGMAVLSAPFEEKPLFLTAIIGLIMALSHLLEKSGQTGRIMHSVSGLIRNPRLRMAFFASLIGLLPMPGGAIFSAPLVRGAAQDLDVSPDRLALINYWFRHVWELAWPLYPGVILAAALAGLPISSLLSLTFPGLLLSLLLGCWFFLRPGVLPLERRADAPEATPPGPVSWSAIAREGLPLLVAIFGAVGLEVVIGVLQLPIPFELGMCAALALAIAVGVVQNTGGGRLLFQALTGRPFLSMLFVIVGIFGYQEVLRAAGAVERIAELTGGGAALAFTAGLLPLLVGTVTGITLAYVGSTFPLILGMAANTGTDPLACVVLGMFAGYAGIMASPLHICLVLTCQYFGTDITRVWRRLLLPSVLLLVAGYVYFFLLL, encoded by the coding sequence ATGCTTTTCATCCGCGGTCTTTTGGCGTACCGCAAAACCATGAACTGGCTGCCACCCTCCTGGATTCCATTGTGCAATGTCGTGCTGTCCTTTGTGATCATGCTCGTTCTGGTTCGCTTTCGTTTCCCTTTGGGCGGAGCGATTTTGGCGGGCAGTCTGGCCCTGGGGCTGCTTTTCGGCATGTCCCTGCCGGATTGGGGCATGGCCGTGTTGTCGGCTCCGTTTGAAGAAAAACCGTTATTTTTGACGGCCATTATCGGATTGATCATGGCCCTGAGCCATCTTTTGGAGAAGAGCGGTCAGACCGGGCGGATCATGCATTCTGTCTCCGGGCTGATTCGCAATCCCCGTTTGCGCATGGCTTTTTTCGCGTCCCTGATCGGGCTGCTGCCCATGCCGGGCGGCGCGATTTTTTCCGCTCCGCTGGTACGCGGGGCCGCGCAGGATCTGGATGTTTCCCCGGACCGGCTGGCTTTGATCAACTATTGGTTCCGCCATGTCTGGGAGCTGGCCTGGCCCTTGTACCCCGGTGTGATTTTGGCCGCGGCCCTGGCCGGATTGCCCATCTCCTCCCTGCTGTCCCTGACCTTTCCCGGCCTGTTGCTGAGCCTGCTGTTGGGATGTTGGTTTTTTCTCCGTCCGGGCGTCTTACCCCTGGAACGGCGCGCCGACGCTCCAGAGGCCACCCCTCCCGGTCCGGTGTCCTGGTCCGCCATTGCCCGAGAGGGTTTGCCGCTGTTGGTGGCCATATTCGGCGCCGTGGGCCTGGAGGTGGTTATCGGCGTGTTGCAATTGCCGATTCCCTTTGAATTGGGCATGTGTGCGGCCTTGGCCCTGGCCATTGCCGTGGGAGTGGTCCAGAATACCGGAGGCGGGCGACTGTTGTTTCAGGCACTTACAGGACGGCCGTTTTTGTCCATGCTGTTCGTTATCGTGGGCATATTCGGCTACCAGGAGGTGCTGCGGGCCGCCGGAGCCGTGGAACGCATCGCCGAGCTGACGGGCGGGGGCGCGGCCCTGGCGTTCACCGCCGGGCTACTGCCGCTGCTCGTGGGAACGGTGACCGGCATTACCCTGGCCTATGTCGGCTCCACCTTTCCGCTGATTTTGGGCATGGCCGCCAATACGGGAACCGATCCCCTGGCCTGCGTGGTGTTGGGCATGTTTGCCGGATATGCGGGAATCATGGCCTCGCCTTTGCACATTTGTCTGGTGTTGACCTGTCAGTATTTCGGTACGGACATCACCCGTGTCTGGCGGCGGCTTCTTCTGCCTTCGGTCCTGTTGCTGGTGGCGGGGTACGTCTACTTCTTCCTGTTGTTGTAG
- a CDS encoding YitT family protein, translating to MPNTEYTYSVWWNLLLLTLGSIIFAIGAQGAVVHHEFITGGLFGLALFMHYLSGVMSTSLWFALLSVPLFVLSWFFVSHRFFWYSLYATVVTILAFDLIQLDFGIQSQLYAAVAGGVICGAGGGVMLRSLGSAGGLDVLAVMLNRKYNLGVGKTYLIFNAMLFALMVTRMSPDAVVASLILVFISSVCTEYILSMFSQRKIVFIISRDPQKLAATILEEMHIGATFLHGRGAYTGTDRDLLMTVINNIQLKRLEELVFTHDDQSLFIVENTFNVLGASFSRRKIY from the coding sequence ATGCCCAATACGGAATACACATACTCGGTGTGGTGGAACCTGCTGCTGCTCACGCTGGGCAGCATCATTTTCGCGATAGGCGCCCAGGGCGCGGTCGTACACCATGAATTCATCACGGGCGGCCTGTTCGGTCTCGCCCTGTTCATGCACTACCTTTCGGGCGTGATGAGCACGAGCCTCTGGTTCGCGCTACTCAGTGTGCCTTTGTTCGTGCTCAGCTGGTTTTTCGTCAGCCACCGCTTTTTCTGGTACTCGCTGTATGCCACCGTGGTGACCATTCTGGCGTTCGATCTGATCCAATTGGACTTCGGCATTCAAAGCCAGCTCTATGCGGCCGTGGCCGGTGGCGTGATTTGCGGCGCCGGGGGCGGCGTAATGCTGCGGTCCCTCGGCTCGGCAGGCGGCCTGGACGTGCTGGCCGTCATGCTGAACCGAAAATACAACCTGGGCGTGGGCAAAACCTACCTGATCTTCAACGCCATGCTCTTCGCGCTCATGGTCACCCGCATGTCCCCGGACGCGGTTGTGGCCTCGCTGATCCTGGTTTTCATCTCCTCGGTCTGCACCGAATACATCCTGTCCATGTTTTCGCAGCGCAAAATTGTATTCATCATCAGCCGGGATCCGCAAAAACTGGCTGCAACCATTTTGGAAGAAATGCACATCGGGGCGACCTTCCTGCACGGCCGGGGCGCGTACACCGGCACGGACCGCGACCTGCTCATGACCGTGATCAACAACATCCAGCTCAAGCGACTGGAAGAACTGGTCTTCACGCATGACGACCAATCCCTGTTCATTGTGGAAAATACCTTCAACGTACTGGGTGCGAGCTTTTCCCGTCGCAAGATCTATTGA